In Deltaproteobacteria bacterium, one genomic interval encodes:
- the rpoB gene encoding DNA-directed RNA polymerase subunit beta, with protein sequence MGNILLNGAILRKDYSRIGKIVDIPNLIDVQKRSYQQFLQSGVKPDARADIGLQGVFKSIFPIKDYSGTASMDFVNYILEEPKYTVEECQQRGMTYASPIRITVRLVVWDKDQTTGAQTIRDVKEQEIYFGEVPLMTDNGTFIINGTERVIVSQLHRSPGVYFEYEKGKGYASGKLQYTARVIPYRGSWLDFEFDQKDWLYVRIDKRRKMLATILLKALGYSIEELLNYFYPAEEIVLEGREILKKVDPDQLIGQKASQDIKDTKTHELIIKKERKFNRAIIKKLVAAGVKYIPVEVEGILGKVVARDIVDHKTGEVFLECNQIITKEKLDEIEKRGIKKFQLLFTEGIGPFFRDILINDRITNEETKIIQSYRKENPDDPISSMTINAMVEIYKRLKPGDPPTVAVARQQFHNLFFSADRYDLSKVGRLKLNRKFGFDVVLETTTLRKEDILGVVRYLVGLKNGHGFVDDIDHLSNRRIRSVGELLENQYRIGLLRMERAVKERMSLGELETLMPHDFINPKPVAAVVREFFGSSQLSQFMDQTNPLSEITHKRRLSALGPGGLTRERAGFEVRDVHATHYGRICPIETPEGPNIGLIVSLSTYARVNEFGFIETPYREAANGRVTSKIRFLSALDEESHVIAQANASIDKDGRFTTDMVSARKSGEFVMARPDDITLMDVSPNQLVSIAAALVPFLENDDANRALMGSNMQRQAVPLVQTDAPLIGTGIEEVVAKDSGVTVIARKDGVVEGVDASRIVIRCSDGVDIYNLTKFKRSNQNTCMNQKPIVRTGDKISKGDVIADGPSTDHGELALGRNCLVAFMPWGGYNFEDSILISERLHKEDVFTSVHIEEFEIMSRDIKLGKEDITRDIPNVGEEALKDLDESGIVRIGADVAPGDILVGKVTPKGETQLSPEEKLLRAIFGEKAEDVKDTSLKVPPGIEGVVIDVKVFSRKGAERDERSKSIEGRETAKLSKDKEDEIKIVRDNAYKKVKKLLAGKHLSQKLLDKKGNVLIKKGMVITEDIIDQIPMARWDEVSLTDEHVEEEIKHTIDNFNEQIDLIKVVFDERIDRLKRGDELPPGVIKMVKVYIAMKRKISVGDKMAGRHGNKGVVSRILPEEDMPYLADGTPVDIVLNPLGVPSRMNVGQILETHLGWAARGLGEQVAGYMEKDFSHNALREKLKKIYGSPDFNKFLNDLSDKEVVAVARRLKKGIFISSPVFDGATEQDIKDLLEKAGLPLNGKITLYDGRIGEPFDQDVTVGCMYMLKLHHLVEDKIHARSTGPYSLVTQQPLGGKAQFGGQRLGEMEVWALEAYGAAHILQEFLTVKSDDVPGRTRMYEAIVKKEYNIEPTLPESFNVLIKELQSLVLDVELLEEK encoded by the coding sequence ATGGGCAATATTTTATTAAACGGGGCAATCCTTAGAAAAGATTATTCCCGCATAGGCAAGATAGTAGATATACCAAATCTGATAGATGTGCAGAAAAGATCGTATCAGCAATTTCTCCAATCAGGCGTGAAACCTGATGCGCGGGCTGATATTGGTCTTCAGGGTGTATTCAAAAGTATTTTCCCTATAAAGGATTACAGCGGCACAGCATCTATGGATTTTGTGAATTATATATTGGAGGAACCGAAATACACTGTTGAAGAATGTCAGCAGAGGGGCATGACCTATGCCTCTCCTATTAGGATAACTGTAAGGCTTGTTGTATGGGATAAAGACCAGACAACAGGGGCGCAGACCATAAGAGATGTAAAGGAGCAGGAGATATATTTTGGGGAAGTTCCGCTTATGACCGATAACGGGACATTTATTATCAATGGAACAGAAAGGGTTATTGTGAGCCAGCTTCATAGATCCCCCGGGGTGTATTTTGAATATGAAAAGGGAAAGGGTTATGCGAGCGGAAAACTCCAGTATACTGCAAGGGTAATACCATATCGCGGTTCGTGGCTCGACTTTGAATTTGATCAGAAGGATTGGCTTTATGTGCGAATAGATAAAAGAAGGAAGATGCTTGCCACTATCCTTCTTAAGGCATTGGGTTATTCTATAGAAGAGCTTCTTAATTATTTCTACCCTGCCGAAGAGATTGTTCTGGAAGGAAGGGAGATATTGAAGAAGGTGGATCCGGACCAACTCATAGGCCAGAAGGCAAGTCAGGATATAAAAGATACTAAGACGCATGAGTTAATTATAAAAAAGGAAAGAAAGTTTAACAGGGCAATTATAAAAAAACTTGTTGCTGCTGGTGTTAAATATATACCGGTTGAGGTAGAAGGCATTTTAGGCAAAGTTGTTGCAAGAGACATTGTTGATCATAAAACGGGAGAAGTGTTTTTGGAGTGTAACCAGATCATTACAAAAGAAAAACTGGATGAGATAGAGAAAAGAGGGATAAAAAAGTTCCAGCTTCTCTTTACAGAAGGGATTGGTCCTTTCTTCAGAGATATCCTTATAAATGACAGAATTACCAATGAAGAAACAAAGATTATTCAATCCTACCGCAAGGAAAACCCTGATGATCCCATCAGCAGCATGACTATAAATGCTATGGTTGAAATATACAAAAGACTGAAGCCGGGCGACCCGCCTACTGTGGCTGTGGCGCGGCAGCAATTCCATAATCTGTTCTTTTCTGCAGATAGATATGACCTGTCAAAGGTCGGCAGATTAAAACTCAATAGAAAGTTCGGATTTGATGTTGTTTTGGAGACTACTACACTACGCAAGGAGGATATCCTTGGTGTGGTTCGTTATCTTGTGGGCCTTAAGAACGGGCATGGGTTTGTAGATGATATAGACCATCTTAGCAACAGGAGGATACGGTCAGTTGGCGAGCTTTTAGAGAACCAATACAGGATAGGGTTATTAAGGATGGAAAGGGCGGTAAAGGAGAGGATGAGCCTTGGCGAGTTAGAGACCCTTATGCCGCATGATTTTATAAACCCAAAACCTGTCGCAGCAGTAGTGAGAGAGTTTTTTGGTTCCAGCCAGCTGTCGCAATTTATGGACCAAACCAATCCGCTGTCCGAGATAACGCACAAGAGGAGGCTCTCTGCCCTTGGGCCGGGTGGACTTACAAGGGAAAGGGCGGGATTTGAGGTCAGGGATGTTCATGCCACCCACTATGGCAGGATATGTCCTATAGAAACACCGGAAGGACCGAATATAGGACTTATAGTGTCGCTTAGCACCTATGCAAGGGTAAATGAATTCGGTTTTATAGAAACTCCGTACAGAGAAGCTGCGAATGGCAGGGTAACCAGCAAGATAAGATTCCTTTCTGCATTGGATGAAGAGAGCCATGTAATAGCCCAGGCCAACGCGTCCATTGATAAGGACGGCAGATTTACAACTGATATGGTTTCCGCGAGAAAGAGTGGAGAATTTGTCATGGCAAGGCCCGATGATATTACACTGATGGATGTCTCCCCGAACCAGTTGGTGAGTATCGCAGCAGCCCTTGTCCCGTTTCTTGAAAATGATGACGCCAACAGGGCACTTATGGGTTCGAACATGCAGCGCCAGGCTGTTCCGCTGGTTCAGACCGATGCGCCGCTTATTGGGACAGGTATTGAAGAAGTGGTTGCAAAGGATTCGGGCGTTACTGTAATTGCCAGGAAAGATGGTGTTGTGGAAGGTGTTGATGCCTCCAGAATAGTAATAAGGTGCAGCGATGGCGTTGATATTTACAACCTCACAAAGTTTAAGAGGTCTAATCAGAATACATGCATGAATCAGAAACCGATAGTGCGGACTGGTGACAAGATAAGCAAAGGGGATGTGATAGCAGACGGGCCCTCAACGGATCATGGAGAGCTTGCATTGGGCAGAAATTGCCTTGTCGCATTCATGCCGTGGGGGGGGTATAATTTTGAAGATTCTATACTGATAAGCGAGCGGCTGCATAAAGAAGATGTCTTTACATCTGTGCATATAGAGGAATTTGAAATAATGTCCAGGGATATAAAACTTGGCAAGGAGGATATTACAAGAGACATCCCGAATGTAGGCGAGGAGGCGCTTAAGGATTTGGATGAGAGCGGGATAGTGCGTATTGGCGCAGATGTGGCGCCTGGAGATATACTGGTTGGCAAGGTAACGCCAAAAGGCGAGACCCAGCTTTCTCCGGAAGAGAAGCTGCTTCGCGCTATATTCGGAGAAAAGGCAGAGGATGTGAAAGATACTTCTCTCAAGGTCCCGCCCGGCATAGAGGGGGTTGTTATAGATGTTAAGGTGTTCTCAAGAAAGGGCGCGGAGAGGGATGAGAGGAGCAAATCTATTGAAGGCAGGGAAACAGCCAAGCTCTCAAAGGATAAAGAGGATGAGATAAAGATTGTAAGGGATAATGCGTATAAGAAGGTAAAAAAACTGCTTGCTGGAAAACATTTATCTCAAAAACTTCTTGATAAAAAGGGCAATGTTCTTATAAAAAAGGGCATGGTTATTACAGAAGATATAATAGACCAGATTCCTATGGCCAGGTGGGATGAAGTGTCTTTGACAGATGAACATGTAGAAGAGGAAATAAAACATACCATTGATAATTTTAATGAGCAGATAGACCTTATAAAGGTTGTATTTGATGAGAGGATAGACAGGCTTAAGAGAGGAGATGAACTGCCTCCAGGTGTTATAAAGATGGTTAAGGTATACATAGCTATGAAGAGAAAGATATCTGTCGGGGATAAGATGGCCGGTAGACATGGGAACAAAGGGGTTGTCTCCAGGATATTGCCTGAAGAGGATATGCCTTATTTGGCGGATGGGACGCCGGTCGATATAGTCTTGAACCCGCTTGGTGTTCCTTCCAGAATGAATGTTGGTCAGATATTAGAAACACACCTTGGCTGGGCTGCCAGGGGTCTCGGAGAGCAGGTGGCTGGCTATATGGAGAAAGATTTTAGCCATAATGCTTTGCGGGAAAAGCTTAAAAAGATATACGGCTCTCCTGATTTTAACAAATTTTTAAATGATCTTTCTGATAAAGAAGTTGTAGCTGTGGCCAGGAGATTGAAAAAAGGGATATTTATATCAAGTCCGGTGTTTGATGGCGCTACGGAGCAGGACATAAAAGACCTTCTTGAGAAGGCCGGTTTGCCGCTTAACGGCAAGATTACTCTTTATGACGGCAGAATCGGAGAGCCGTTTGATCAGGATGTTACAGTCGGTTGTATGTATATGCTAAAGCTCCACCATCTGGTAGAGGATAAGATACACGCAAGGAGCACAGGTCCATACTCCCTTGTTACGCAGCAGCCACTGGGAGGCAAGGCCCAGTTTGGCGGACAGAGGCTCGGTGAAATGGAGGTCTGGGCGCTGGAGGCTTATGGCGCTGCGCATAT